In Microbacterium sp. AB, a single genomic region encodes these proteins:
- a CDS encoding DNA polymerase Y family protein, whose translation MTRAIVIWLPDWPVTAYLRTVSRDAARRAARDPATEALPVPDAAGPPIAIMHANRVVACSASARAEGVRRGQRRRDAQAACPSLRVAAADPGRDERSFLPVLTRLDELAPGVQPLRPGLSAVRARGPARFYGGEEEAALALLDALTALGLPRSRAGVADGVFTAERAARLTSADAPVRIVPPGASAAFLSPLSIASIEDETLVGLLPGLGVQTLGAFAALDAEQVRARLGEQGARLHALARGADSRPIEPRIPPPELARDLALEPPLDLADQIAFAVRQTCDDVCTALGERSLVCTEVRITLTDDRGARSDRVWLHPTRFDAASLVDRVRWQLQAAAEQSDGLVGAISHVRIDPETVDDSAHHRPALIGHGPDERLHHAMSRVQAMLGHRGVVVPAIGGGRWLEERETRVPWGDGERPAQQRDAPWPGSLPQPLPSEVFRSPRGAHVTADGGTEIAVDDRGMLTAPPAVIDGRRITAWAGPWPVIERGWDGERMRRAHRFQVIDAEQTAWLLVLEDGRWRIEGRYA comes from the coding sequence ATGACCAGGGCCATCGTGATCTGGCTGCCCGACTGGCCCGTCACCGCGTATCTGCGCACCGTCTCGCGCGACGCCGCACGCCGGGCCGCTCGCGACCCCGCGACAGAGGCTCTCCCGGTCCCGGACGCAGCCGGACCGCCCATCGCGATCATGCACGCGAACCGGGTCGTCGCCTGCTCGGCGTCCGCCCGCGCCGAGGGCGTGCGACGCGGACAACGGCGCCGTGACGCGCAGGCGGCGTGCCCGTCGCTGCGCGTCGCGGCGGCCGACCCCGGCCGCGACGAGCGCTCCTTCCTCCCCGTGCTCACGCGCTTGGACGAGCTCGCCCCCGGCGTGCAGCCGTTGCGGCCCGGCCTCTCGGCCGTCCGCGCCCGCGGACCCGCTCGGTTCTACGGCGGCGAAGAGGAGGCCGCGCTCGCACTGCTCGATGCGCTGACCGCGCTCGGTCTCCCCCGTTCTCGCGCCGGCGTCGCCGACGGCGTCTTCACCGCCGAGCGGGCCGCGCGGCTGACGAGCGCCGACGCCCCCGTCCGGATCGTCCCGCCCGGCGCCTCCGCTGCCTTCCTCTCCCCGCTGTCGATCGCGTCGATCGAGGACGAGACCCTCGTCGGGCTGCTCCCCGGGCTCGGCGTGCAGACGCTGGGCGCCTTCGCCGCGCTCGACGCCGAGCAGGTGCGAGCCCGCCTCGGCGAGCAGGGCGCGCGACTGCACGCTCTCGCTCGCGGCGCGGATTCCCGGCCGATCGAGCCGCGCATCCCGCCGCCCGAGCTGGCACGCGATCTCGCCCTCGAACCGCCGCTCGATCTCGCCGATCAGATCGCGTTCGCCGTGCGTCAGACATGCGATGACGTCTGCACAGCGCTCGGCGAGAGGAGCCTGGTCTGCACCGAGGTGCGTATCACCCTCACCGACGACCGCGGAGCGCGCAGCGATCGCGTCTGGCTGCACCCGACCCGCTTCGACGCGGCCTCTCTCGTCGACCGGGTGCGCTGGCAGCTGCAGGCGGCGGCCGAGCAGAGCGACGGCCTCGTCGGCGCCATCTCCCATGTGCGCATCGATCCCGAGACCGTCGACGACAGCGCGCATCACCGGCCGGCGCTCATCGGTCACGGGCCCGACGAGCGCCTGCACCACGCCATGTCGCGCGTGCAGGCGATGCTCGGTCACCGCGGCGTCGTCGTCCCGGCGATCGGCGGCGGACGCTGGCTCGAGGAGCGCGAGACGCGCGTGCCCTGGGGAGACGGCGAGCGCCCCGCACAGCAGCGGGACGCCCCTTGGCCGGGTTCGCTGCCGCAGCCTCTGCCGAGCGAGGTGTTCCGCAGCCCGCGGGGAGCCCACGTCACCGCCGACGGCGGAACGGAGATCGCGGTCGACGACCGCGGGATGCTCACCGCTCCGCCCGCCGTCATCGACGGCCGGCGGATCACGGCATGGGCGGGCCCGTGGCCCGTGATCGAACGGGGATGGGACGGCGAACGGATGCGGCGAGCGCATCGCTTCCAGGTGATCGACGCCGAGCAGACGGCGTGGCTCCTCGTGCTCGAGGACGGCCGCTGGCGGATCGAGGGGAGGTACGCCTGA
- a CDS encoding error-prone DNA polymerase, with translation MGWHNPPVPWSELERTLSGRRPDPAPVGADGGDSPAWSRKRGAYAPPKIERPPDAVPYAELHAHSSFSFLDGASSPEALAEEAERLGLHALALADHDGFYGLARFAEAAEATSVKTVFGAELSLGLTEPQKGHPDPAGSHLLLLARGEEGYHRLAGAITHAQLRGGEKGRPLYDPDELSERSDGNWAVLTGCRKGSVRQALEGALRGSGRPEAPRQELERLVSLFGRDNVFVELVDHGDPLDSRRNDALASLAAELHLPTIATNNVHYAAPRDAQLAAAVAAVRANRSMDDLDGWLPSHASAHLRSGAEMTRIFARHPGAVGRTVSLADELAFPLRRARPALPRQRTSAGQTPMSALRQLVWEGVDRKYPGRREEVRERVEKELGVIEQKDFPGYFLIVHGIVAQARRLGILCQGRGSAANSAVCYLLDITAIDAIFFDLPFERFLSALRDEEPDIDVDFDSDRREEIIQWVYDEYGRDRAAQVANVIQYRPKNAVRDTAKALGYSPGQQDAWSRQVEGWGASLETGPDHDIPDQVIAYATELLKAPRHLGIHSGGMVLTERPVGEVVPIEHARMEKRTVIQWDKDDAAWMGLVKFDLLGLGMLAALQHCFDIIRDATGERWELDTIPKEEAAVYDMLCRADSIGVFQVESRAQMGLLPRLQPRSFYDLAVQIALIRPGPIQGGAVHPFVQRKAALEAHRREHPGLSDEESIDAVVEYPHPLLKDVLRRTLGVPIFQEQLMQMAMAVGDFSGEDADTLRRAMGSKRGLEKIESLREKLYAGMAEHDITGVLADDIYGRIRAFADFGFAESHSLSFSLLVYASSWIKLHYPAAFLAGLLRSQPMGFYSPETLTADARRHGVQARRPDINLSGATEVLEPLDQASDADSDARRRVHSPDSGGVSPRAPTGRDACTDRAQPPVGTFDRNAPDESDAHRRDAAHAVRLGLAGVTGIGLETAKRIVAERDENGPYADLPGLVRRTGVSQGQIEALATAGAFEGLGMTRREAIWMAGPAALDRPEFLPGTVPAVQPPLFPDPSSYERLAADLWATGVSTDDHPLTHYRDSLDERGVLPSAALRDHENGRRIEVAGLVTHRQRPATASGITFLNLEDEHGLMNVVCSKGVWNRYRRVLRDSPALIARGVLERSPEGVVNLLADAFEDLRVGVKHTSRDFR, from the coding sequence ATGGGATGGCACAACCCGCCCGTCCCCTGGTCGGAGCTCGAGCGCACCCTGAGCGGCCGGCGGCCCGATCCCGCCCCCGTCGGAGCCGACGGGGGCGACAGCCCCGCGTGGAGCCGCAAGCGCGGTGCGTACGCTCCGCCGAAGATCGAGCGCCCGCCCGACGCCGTGCCCTATGCCGAGCTGCATGCGCACTCGTCGTTCTCCTTCCTCGATGGCGCCTCCTCCCCCGAGGCCCTCGCCGAGGAGGCGGAGCGTCTCGGCCTGCACGCGCTCGCCCTCGCCGACCACGACGGGTTCTACGGGCTCGCGCGCTTCGCGGAGGCCGCGGAGGCGACGAGCGTGAAGACCGTGTTCGGGGCCGAGCTCTCGCTCGGCCTGACCGAGCCGCAGAAGGGGCATCCCGACCCGGCGGGCTCGCACCTGCTCCTCCTCGCCCGCGGCGAGGAGGGGTATCACCGGCTCGCCGGCGCGATCACGCATGCGCAGCTGCGCGGCGGCGAGAAGGGTCGGCCGCTCTACGATCCGGACGAGCTCTCCGAGCGCTCCGACGGGAACTGGGCCGTGCTCACGGGATGCCGCAAAGGCTCCGTGCGGCAGGCGCTCGAGGGCGCCCTCCGGGGGTCCGGCCGCCCGGAGGCGCCCCGGCAGGAGCTCGAACGGCTCGTCTCGCTGTTCGGCCGGGACAACGTCTTCGTCGAGCTCGTCGACCACGGCGATCCGCTCGACTCGCGACGCAACGACGCGCTCGCCTCGCTCGCTGCGGAACTGCACCTGCCGACGATCGCGACGAACAACGTGCACTACGCGGCTCCGCGCGATGCGCAGCTCGCCGCCGCCGTGGCCGCCGTGCGCGCGAACCGCAGCATGGACGACCTCGACGGCTGGCTGCCGTCCCACGCATCCGCCCATCTGCGCTCCGGCGCCGAGATGACCCGGATCTTCGCCCGCCATCCCGGCGCGGTCGGGCGCACGGTGTCGCTCGCCGACGAGCTGGCCTTCCCGCTGCGGCGGGCCAGGCCCGCACTGCCGAGGCAGAGGACGTCGGCGGGCCAGACCCCCATGTCCGCCCTGCGGCAGCTCGTGTGGGAGGGCGTGGACCGCAAGTATCCCGGGCGGCGGGAGGAGGTCCGCGAACGTGTCGAGAAGGAGCTGGGGGTGATCGAGCAGAAGGACTTCCCCGGCTACTTCCTCATCGTCCACGGCATCGTCGCCCAGGCCAGACGCCTGGGCATCCTCTGCCAGGGGCGCGGGTCCGCCGCGAACAGCGCCGTCTGCTACCTGCTCGACATCACGGCGATCGACGCGATCTTCTTCGACCTGCCGTTCGAGCGGTTCCTCTCCGCCCTGCGCGACGAGGAGCCCGACATCGACGTCGACTTCGACTCCGATCGCCGCGAGGAGATCATCCAGTGGGTCTACGACGAGTACGGCCGCGATCGCGCGGCCCAGGTCGCCAACGTCATCCAGTACCGGCCGAAGAACGCCGTCCGCGACACGGCGAAGGCCCTCGGCTACTCCCCCGGACAGCAGGACGCCTGGTCGAGGCAGGTCGAGGGATGGGGGGCGTCGCTCGAGACCGGCCCCGACCACGACATCCCCGACCAGGTGATCGCCTATGCGACGGAGCTGCTCAAGGCTCCGCGGCACCTCGGCATCCACTCCGGCGGCATGGTGCTCACCGAGCGCCCGGTCGGCGAGGTCGTGCCGATCGAGCACGCCCGCATGGAGAAGCGGACGGTCATCCAGTGGGACAAGGACGACGCCGCATGGATGGGCCTGGTCAAGTTCGACCTGCTGGGGCTCGGGATGCTCGCGGCGCTCCAGCACTGCTTCGACATCATCCGCGACGCCACGGGCGAGAGGTGGGAGCTCGACACGATCCCCAAGGAGGAGGCCGCGGTCTACGACATGCTGTGTCGCGCCGACTCGATCGGGGTGTTCCAGGTGGAGTCGCGCGCGCAGATGGGACTGCTCCCCCGCCTGCAGCCGCGGAGCTTCTACGACCTCGCCGTCCAGATCGCGCTCATCCGCCCCGGTCCCATCCAGGGCGGCGCCGTGCATCCGTTCGTCCAGCGCAAGGCGGCACTGGAGGCGCACCGCAGGGAGCATCCCGGGCTGAGCGACGAGGAGAGCATCGACGCGGTCGTCGAGTACCCGCATCCCCTCCTCAAGGACGTGCTCCGGCGTACCCTCGGCGTGCCGATCTTCCAGGAGCAGCTCATGCAGATGGCGATGGCCGTGGGCGACTTCTCGGGCGAGGACGCCGACACGCTGCGCCGGGCGATGGGATCCAAACGCGGCCTGGAGAAGATCGAGTCGCTCAGGGAGAAGCTCTACGCGGGGATGGCCGAACACGACATCACGGGAGTGCTCGCCGACGACATCTACGGACGCATCCGGGCGTTCGCCGACTTCGGCTTCGCGGAGTCGCACTCGCTGTCGTTCTCCCTGCTCGTGTACGCCTCGTCGTGGATCAAGCTGCACTATCCCGCGGCGTTCCTCGCCGGCCTCCTGCGCTCGCAGCCCATGGGGTTCTACTCCCCCGAGACCCTCACCGCCGATGCGCGCCGTCACGGCGTGCAGGCGCGGCGCCCCGACATCAACCTGTCGGGGGCGACGGAGGTGCTCGAGCCGCTCGATCAGGCGTCCGACGCGGATTCCGACGCGCGACGCCGTGTGCACAGCCCCGACTCCGGCGGCGTGTCGCCGAGGGCTCCGACGGGCCGCGACGCCTGCACCGACCGCGCGCAGCCGCCCGTCGGGACGTTCGACAGGAATGCCCCCGACGAATCGGACGCGCATCGCCGGGACGCCGCACACGCCGTGCGTCTGGGGCTGGCCGGCGTCACGGGCATCGGGCTCGAGACGGCGAAACGCATCGTCGCCGAGCGCGACGAGAACGGCCCGTACGCCGACCTGCCCGGCCTCGTCCGGCGTACCGGCGTCTCCCAGGGGCAGATCGAGGCGCTCGCCACCGCCGGAGCGTTCGAGGGGCTCGGGATGACCCGGCGCGAGGCGATCTGGATGGCGGGCCCGGCGGCGCTCGACCGGCCGGAGTTCCTGCCGGGCACGGTCCCGGCCGTGCAGCCGCCGCTGTTCCCCGACCCGTCGAGCTACGAGCGGCTCGCCGCCGACCTGTGGGCGACGGGCGTCTCCACGGACGACCATCCGCTCACGCACTACCGCGACTCCCTCGACGAGCGCGGAGTGCTGCCGTCGGCGGCCCTGCGCGACCACGAGAACGGCCGCCGCATCGAGGTCGCGGGTCTCGTCACCCACCGGCAACGTCCCGCGACCGCATCGGGGATCACCTTCCTCAATCTCGAGGACGAGCACGGCCTCATGAACGTCGTCTGCTCGAAGGGGGTCTGGAACCGATACCGCCGCGTGCTGCGCGACAGCCCGGCGCTCATCGCCCGAGGCGTCCTCGAACGTTCGCCGGAAGGCGTCGTGAATCTGCTCGCGGACGCCTTCGAGGACCTCAGGGTCGGGGTGAAGCACACCTCGCGCGACTTCCGCTGA
- a CDS encoding 5'-3' exonuclease — translation MLLDTASLYFRAFHGVPVTVRSADGTPVNAARGLLDMIAKLVTTYEPTHLVACWDDDWRPQWRVDLLPSYKAHRVVAAVPAGPDVEEVPDPLDAQIPIIREELSALGVPVVGAADHEADDVIGSLASQATMPVDVVTGDRDLFQLVDDERRVRVISTVKGMSRLEIFSEEVVLEKYGVRAGQYADFATLRGDASDGLPGVAGVGEKTAAALLAAHGDLAGVRAAAADGVGMTRAQAARIVAGADYLEVAPRVVAVVRDLDLGVVDGELRALDDARRARAVALAERWALGTSMARAIAALDR, via the coding sequence ATGCTGCTCGACACCGCGAGCCTCTACTTCCGCGCCTTCCACGGTGTCCCCGTCACCGTCCGCTCCGCCGACGGCACGCCCGTCAACGCGGCGCGCGGGCTCCTCGACATGATCGCGAAGCTCGTCACGACGTACGAGCCCACGCACCTCGTCGCCTGCTGGGACGACGACTGGCGTCCGCAGTGGCGCGTGGACCTCCTTCCGTCCTACAAGGCGCATCGCGTCGTCGCGGCGGTGCCCGCCGGCCCCGACGTCGAGGAGGTTCCGGATCCGCTCGACGCGCAGATCCCGATCATCCGCGAGGAGCTCTCCGCCCTCGGGGTCCCCGTGGTCGGCGCCGCGGATCATGAGGCCGATGACGTCATCGGGTCGCTCGCGTCGCAGGCGACGATGCCCGTGGACGTCGTCACCGGAGACCGCGACCTGTTCCAGCTCGTCGACGACGAACGCCGCGTCCGCGTGATCTCGACGGTCAAGGGGATGAGCAGGCTCGAGATCTTCTCCGAGGAGGTCGTCCTCGAGAAGTACGGGGTGCGCGCTGGGCAGTACGCCGACTTCGCGACGTTGCGCGGCGACGCCTCCGACGGCCTTCCCGGCGTCGCCGGCGTCGGGGAGAAGACCGCGGCGGCGCTCCTCGCGGCGCACGGCGATCTCGCGGGCGTCCGCGCCGCTGCGGCGGACGGCGTGGGGATGACGCGGGCGCAGGCGGCGAGGATCGTCGCGGGCGCGGACTACCTCGAGGTCGCCCCGCGCGTCGTCGCCGTCGTGCGCGACCTGGACCTCGGCGTCGTCGACGGCGAACTGCGCGCCCTCGACGACGCCCGGCGCGCACGCGCGGTCGCCCTCGCGGAGCGGTGGGCCCTCGGCACGTCGATGGCGCGGGCGATCGCCGCGCTCGACCGCTGA
- a CDS encoding MFS transporter, whose protein sequence is MTAAAQRTGRAFPWFVVIALLTASLTLRAPILAVTPVLRDIERAFGVDATTVSLLTTLPILMFAAVTPIAALVIRRAGAEIALLVCLSATVVGTLLRVIPGFGWMLTGMIVIGAGITIGNVVVPVIIRRDVPPGQVAAVTAGYAALLNVGSLIVTLGTAPLARQIGWSAAILSWIWITLLGLVLWLLHMWRDRVPGETWAERYSGESGGAAASAREDIVLTGPVPTVSGDRSLLRRPIVWLLVATFCCQSAGYYALSTWLPTLIGETTGSDATQAGAFASIFQGAGIVGALLVPLLAHRLPIAAPAAVVSACWLGLSAGLLFAPDLFLLWTAVGGVAHGGGFVVVITVLVKNARTDAEAGAGSALVQGGGYVFGALGAPVIGAVHEATGGWTAPLGVTLSLAAGFTVFLASAIVVSRR, encoded by the coding sequence GTGACGGCCGCCGCGCAGCGGACGGGGCGCGCTTTCCCCTGGTTCGTCGTCATCGCGCTGCTCACGGCGTCGCTGACGCTGCGTGCGCCGATCCTCGCGGTCACTCCCGTCCTCCGCGACATCGAGCGCGCGTTCGGCGTCGACGCCACGACGGTCTCCCTCCTGACGACGCTGCCGATCCTCATGTTCGCGGCGGTCACCCCGATCGCCGCGCTCGTCATCCGGCGGGCCGGCGCGGAGATCGCGCTGCTCGTCTGCCTCTCCGCGACGGTGGTCGGAACGCTGCTGCGCGTCATCCCCGGATTCGGATGGATGCTCACGGGGATGATCGTCATCGGTGCGGGCATCACGATCGGCAACGTCGTGGTCCCCGTGATCATCCGCCGCGACGTCCCCCCGGGACAGGTCGCGGCGGTGACGGCGGGCTATGCCGCCCTGCTCAACGTGGGATCGCTCATCGTCACGCTCGGCACGGCGCCGCTCGCGCGGCAGATCGGCTGGTCCGCCGCCATCCTGTCGTGGATCTGGATCACGCTGCTCGGGCTGGTGCTGTGGCTGCTGCACATGTGGCGCGACCGCGTGCCGGGCGAGACCTGGGCGGAGCGCTACTCGGGCGAATCGGGCGGTGCCGCCGCGTCCGCCCGTGAGGACATCGTCCTCACGGGGCCCGTGCCGACCGTGTCGGGCGACCGATCGCTCCTGCGCAGGCCGATCGTGTGGCTTCTCGTCGCGACGTTCTGCTGCCAGTCCGCCGGCTACTACGCGCTCTCGACCTGGCTGCCCACGCTCATCGGCGAGACGACGGGGTCGGACGCGACCCAGGCGGGTGCTTTCGCCTCCATCTTCCAGGGCGCGGGCATCGTCGGCGCCCTGCTCGTGCCGCTGCTCGCCCATCGGCTTCCGATCGCGGCACCGGCGGCCGTCGTGAGCGCGTGCTGGCTGGGGCTCTCGGCGGGCCTGCTGTTCGCCCCCGACCTCTTCCTGCTGTGGACGGCCGTGGGCGGCGTGGCGCACGGCGGAGGATTCGTCGTGGTGATCACGGTGCTCGTGAAGAACGCGCGCACCGACGCCGAGGCCGGGGCCGGATCGGCGCTCGTGCAGGGCGGCGGCTACGTCTTCGGCGCGCTCGGCGCACCGGTCATCGGCGCCGTCCACGAGGCGACGGGCGGATGGACGGCTCCGCTGGGCGTGACGCTGTCGCTTGCGGCGGGCTTCACGGTCTTCCTCGCGAGCGCGATCGTCGTGTCGCGACGCTGA
- the trpD gene encoding anthranilate phosphoribosyltransferase → MTDELTWPSILTTVLARQDLSVSEATWAMRQVMRGDVTPAQLGGFLLALRAKGEKVEEIIGFRDAILEAAVPLPVDPNVLDIVGTGGDRFGTVNISSTAAIIVAAAGIPVVKHGNKAASSKSGASDVLSALGIDLRLPAEAVAKVLDEAGITFAWAAAFHPGFRHAGPTRAELGVPTVFNYLGPLVNPARAEANAVGVAQIESVPLITGVFRTRGATALVFRGEDGLDELTTTGYSRIWEISNGDMHEFDVHPRDVGLPSARIEDLLGGSPEHNADVLRRTLAGERGAVRDVVLLNAAAGIVAFRLSQDPTQAQRNMIHRLTEALEEAAAAVDDGRAAAKLDDWVAATQRFSAA, encoded by the coding sequence ATGACCGACGAACTCACGTGGCCTTCGATCCTGACCACGGTGCTGGCACGACAGGATCTGAGCGTGTCGGAGGCGACCTGGGCGATGCGACAGGTCATGCGGGGCGACGTCACGCCGGCTCAGCTCGGCGGGTTCCTGCTCGCCCTTCGCGCGAAGGGCGAGAAGGTCGAGGAGATCATCGGCTTCCGCGACGCGATCCTGGAGGCGGCCGTGCCGCTGCCGGTCGACCCGAACGTGCTCGACATCGTCGGCACGGGCGGCGATCGCTTCGGCACCGTGAACATCTCCTCGACCGCCGCCATCATCGTCGCGGCCGCGGGCATCCCCGTCGTGAAGCACGGCAACAAGGCGGCGAGCTCGAAGTCGGGGGCGTCGGACGTGCTGAGCGCCCTCGGCATCGACCTCCGGCTTCCAGCCGAGGCGGTCGCGAAGGTGCTGGACGAGGCGGGCATCACGTTCGCCTGGGCCGCCGCGTTCCATCCCGGCTTCCGACACGCCGGCCCCACGCGCGCCGAGCTCGGCGTGCCGACGGTGTTCAACTACCTCGGCCCGCTCGTCAACCCCGCGCGCGCGGAGGCGAACGCGGTCGGCGTCGCCCAGATCGAGAGCGTGCCGCTCATCACCGGCGTCTTCCGGACGCGCGGTGCGACCGCCCTCGTGTTCCGCGGCGAGGACGGGCTCGACGAGCTCACGACCACCGGCTACAGCCGGATCTGGGAGATCTCGAACGGCGACATGCACGAGTTCGACGTCCATCCGCGCGATGTCGGGCTGCCCTCGGCGCGCATCGAAGACCTGCTCGGCGGCTCGCCGGAGCACAACGCGGATGTGCTGCGCCGCACTCTCGCAGGAGAGCGCGGGGCGGTGCGCGACGTCGTGCTGCTCAACGCGGCGGCGGGCATCGTGGCCTTCCGCCTGTCTCAGGACCCCACGCAGGCGCAGCGGAACATGATCCACCGTCTCACCGAGGCGCTGGAGGAGGCCGCGGCGGCCGTCGACGACGGCCGCGCGGCGGCCAAGCTCGACGACTGGGTGGCGGCCACGCAGCGCTTCAGCGCCGCGTGA
- the ctaE gene encoding aa3-type cytochrome oxidase subunit III produces MTTSATYAPAPRTVKRPDSVAVGTIVWLGSEVMFFAGLFAIYFTLRSTSPELWASRTDLLNVPFALGNTIILVLSSVTAQMGVFAAERMQPYTVKGAGWKSWGMVPWFWLSFALGATFVSGQVWEYAQLVAHGMPYNADAYSSAFYLTTGFHALHVTGGLVAMLFTIGRAYAVKKFTHKEATTTIVVSYYWHFVDVVWLALFAVIYFLK; encoded by the coding sequence GTGACGACCTCAGCTACGTACGCCCCAGCGCCGAGAACCGTGAAGCGCCCCGACTCCGTCGCCGTCGGCACGATCGTCTGGCTCGGCAGCGAGGTCATGTTCTTCGCCGGTCTGTTCGCCATCTACTTCACCCTGCGCAGCACCTCCCCTGAGCTCTGGGCGAGCCGCACGGATCTCCTGAACGTCCCGTTCGCGCTCGGCAACACGATCATCCTGGTGCTCTCGAGCGTGACGGCCCAGATGGGCGTCTTCGCCGCCGAGCGCATGCAGCCCTACACGGTCAAGGGCGCCGGCTGGAAGAGCTGGGGCATGGTCCCGTGGTTCTGGCTCTCGTTCGCGCTCGGCGCGACCTTCGTCTCGGGCCAGGTGTGGGAGTACGCCCAGCTCGTCGCGCACGGCATGCCCTACAACGCCGACGCGTACTCCTCGGCCTTCTACCTCACGACCGGGTTCCACGCCCTGCACGTCACCGGCGGGCTCGTCGCGATGCTGTTCACGATCGGGCGCGCGTACGCGGTCAAGAAGTTCACGCACAAGGAGGCGACCACCACGATCGTCGTGTCGTACTACTGGCACTTCGTCGACGTGGTCTGGCTCGCACTGTTCGCGGTCATCTACTTCCTCAAGTAA
- the qcrC gene encoding cytochrome bc1 complex diheme cytochrome c subunit, producing MAREKKQRRSNGRRSPLAAAALIGIGLILSGGIYAGASAALAATTETSAATTTLTAEDGEKLFQANCATCHGLDLQGTDNGPSLYGVGALAVEFQVSTGRMPMAMQGPQADQKPVQFTEEQILAMSEYVQSVAPGPDFPSDQLLDGEGDVSRGAELFRINCAMCHNVAAAGGALTEGKWAPDIQDTSALHIYAAMVTGPQNMPVFNDLNLTPEDKRDIISALLYQQEAEAPGGFTIGSLGPVAEGLFVWIFGIGGLVAITVWITAKSN from the coding sequence ATGGCACGAGAGAAGAAACAGCGCCGCTCGAACGGTCGCCGCAGCCCCCTCGCGGCGGCTGCGCTCATCGGCATCGGCCTCATCCTGTCGGGCGGCATCTACGCCGGCGCGTCGGCGGCGCTGGCGGCGACGACCGAGACGTCGGCGGCCACGACGACGTTGACGGCCGAAGACGGCGAGAAGCTGTTCCAGGCCAACTGCGCCACCTGCCACGGCCTGGATCTGCAGGGGACCGACAACGGCCCTTCCCTGTACGGCGTCGGCGCGCTCGCCGTGGAGTTCCAGGTGTCGACCGGCCGCATGCCGATGGCGATGCAGGGCCCGCAGGCCGACCAGAAGCCCGTGCAGTTCACCGAGGAGCAGATCCTCGCGATGTCCGAGTACGTCCAGTCGGTCGCGCCCGGCCCGGACTTCCCCTCCGACCAGCTCCTCGACGGCGAAGGCGACGTCTCGCGCGGCGCCGAGCTGTTCCGCATCAACTGCGCCATGTGCCACAACGTCGCGGCCGCCGGCGGCGCCCTGACCGAGGGCAAGTGGGCCCCGGACATCCAGGACACGAGCGCGCTGCACATCTACGCGGCCATGGTCACCGGCCCGCAGAACATGCCCGTGTTCAACGACCTGAACCTCACGCCCGAGGACAAGCGCGACATCATCTCGGCCCTCCTCTACCAGCAGGAGGCCGAAGCCCCGGGCGGGTTCACGATCGGTTCGCTCGGCCCCGTGGCCGAGGGCCTGTTCGTGTGGATCTTCGGCATCGGCGGTCTCGTGGCGATCACCGTGTGGATCACGGCGAAGTCGAACTGA
- the qcrA gene encoding cytochrome bc1 complex Rieske iron-sulfur subunit, giving the protein MAHEHDTQAVEKAPQPSAGLAVAVSDPVQNPGLPPHRKRITDKDPKAEKRAARIVYGLFYFSVASSIWAVAAYMLFPIEDGSMASIRNNNLFIGLGIAFALLAIGIGAIHWSKALMDDAEVIEERHPTRGSEETRAAVVQSFADANRESGFGRRKMIRNSLFAALAASIIPGITLFRNLAPNDGQNPVELLGETMWQEGERLVRDPDGTPVKASEVTLGSAFHIIPASLATLSHHDGYLEEKAKAIVLLVRLLPEQLTESEDRKSWSYDGIVAYSKVCTHVGCPVALYEQQTHHLLCPCHQSQFDVSDHAKVIFGPAARPLPQLPITVDDEGYLVAQSDFTEPVGPSFWERH; this is encoded by the coding sequence ATGGCACACGAGCACGACACGCAGGCCGTCGAGAAGGCGCCGCAGCCTTCCGCCGGTCTCGCCGTCGCGGTCTCCGACCCTGTGCAGAACCCGGGACTCCCTCCGCACCGGAAGCGCATCACCGACAAGGATCCGAAGGCCGAGAAGCGCGCGGCCCGTATCGTCTACGGGCTCTTCTACTTCTCGGTGGCTTCGAGCATCTGGGCCGTCGCCGCCTACATGCTGTTCCCCATCGAGGACGGCTCGATGGCGTCCATCCGCAACAACAACCTGTTCATCGGCCTGGGCATCGCCTTCGCGCTGCTCGCGATCGGCATCGGCGCGATCCACTGGTCGAAGGCGCTCATGGACGACGCCGAGGTCATCGAGGAACGGCACCCGACGCGCGGCAGCGAGGAGACCCGGGCTGCGGTCGTGCAGTCCTTCGCCGACGCGAACCGGGAGTCGGGCTTCGGGCGTCGCAAGATGATCCGCAACTCGCTCTTCGCGGCCCTCGCGGCGAGCATCATCCCCGGAATCACGCTGTTCCGGAATCTGGCGCCGAACGACGGGCAGAATCCGGTCGAGCTGCTGGGCGAGACCATGTGGCAGGAAGGCGAGCGCCTCGTCCGGGACCCCGACGGCACGCCCGTCAAGGCGTCGGAGGTCACGCTCGGCTCGGCGTTCCACATCATCCCTGCGTCGCTCGCCACGCTCAGCCACCATGACGGCTACCTCGAGGAGAAGGCGAAGGCGATCGTGCTGCTCGTCCGCCTGCTTCCCGAGCAGCTCACCGAGAGCGAAGATCGAAAGAGCTGGTCGTACGACGGCATCGTGGCCTATTCGAAGGTCTGCACGCACGTCGGCTGCCCGGTCGCGCTCTACGAGCAGCAGACGCACCACCTGCTGTGCCCCTGCCACCAGTCGCAGTTCGACGTCTCCGACCACGCGAAGGTCATCTTCGGTCCCGCGGCCCGCCCCCTGCCGCAGCTGCCCATCACCGTCGACGACGAGGGCTACCTCGTCGCGCAGAGCGACTTCACCGAACCCGTCGGCCCGAGCTTCTGGGAGCGTCATTGA